From Sphingopyxis lindanitolerans:
TAATCGGCTCGACGGCCGAACGTTTGGAAGGCAGGGCAATGAACGCCGACGACATGAAGGTCGAAACCTTCGCCTGCGTCTTTGACGCAATCGCCGACACGCCGGAGGAGGCGACGGAGTTGAGGACGCGCGCGGACCTGATGCGGGGCATCACCGCGCGGGTGAAGTCGTGGGACGTGCCGCTGGGCGAGGCCGCCAAGCGGCTCGGGCTGACGCCGCCCCGCCTCAACGACCTCCTGCGCGGGAAGTTTAACAGATTCTCGCTGGATGACCTGATGACCGCCGC
This genomic window contains:
- a CDS encoding helix-turn-helix domain-containing protein — protein: MNADDMKVETFACVFDAIADTPEEATELRTRADLMRGITARVKSWDVPLGEAAKRLGLTPPRLNDLLRGKFNRFSLDDLMTAATAAGIAPPAPRKSSWDDLRGIVKGNGARFTIEEINDAIAEAGAAAGMAGMNDHDGD